The Erythrobacter aurantius genome includes a window with the following:
- a CDS encoding DUF6378 domain-containing protein, translated as MSAAGFLKRVAQVLEDRSAAYGDPKTQMDAIARRWSITLGTPVTAQQVALCMIDLKLARLAHDPSYADGPIDVIGYAALIPEIIRGTRS; from the coding sequence GTGAGCGCGGCCGGTTTCCTGAAGCGCGTGGCGCAAGTGCTCGAGGATCGCAGTGCGGCCTACGGCGATCCCAAGACCCAGATGGATGCGATCGCTCGGCGCTGGTCGATAACCCTCGGCACGCCTGTCACCGCCCAGCAGGTGGCGCTGTGCATGATTGACCTGAAACTTGCCCGCTTGGCGCACGACCCCAGCTACGCAGACGGGCCCATCGATGTGATCGGCTATGCGGCGCTCATCCCGGAGATCATCCGTGGCACGCGGTCGTAA
- a CDS encoding crossover junction endodeoxyribonuclease RuvC — protein MKISGGSVRPNDDLTRPASGPGELPAFTGPVLAPTAPHEEEVVMTLPEMQAVACPNPAQANVGGTIRRGAILALDLGTSAGWALQLSDGHISTGTVSLKHTRYDGGGMRYLRFRRWLEQLDLDAGPIEAVYFEEVRRHAGTDAAHVYGGLLGMLTAWCEEMLVAYQGVPVGTIKRFITGKGNADKAAVIAAVQAKGFAPADDNEADAIAILLWAIETRGGVR, from the coding sequence ATGAAGATTTCCGGCGGCAGTGTCCGCCCGAATGACGACCTGACCAGACCCGCTTCGGGTCCGGGCGAGCTGCCAGCCTTCACCGGCCCAGTCCTCGCCCCGACCGCCCCACACGAAGAGGAGGTCGTCATGACCCTGCCTGAAATGCAGGCCGTTGCCTGCCCCAATCCGGCTCAAGCCAACGTCGGCGGAACGATCCGCCGCGGAGCCATCCTTGCCCTCGACCTTGGCACCAGCGCCGGCTGGGCGCTCCAGTTGTCCGATGGCCACATCAGCACCGGGACTGTGTCGCTGAAACACACCCGCTACGACGGTGGTGGGATGCGCTACCTGCGCTTCCGGCGCTGGCTCGAGCAGCTGGATCTCGATGCAGGGCCGATCGAAGCGGTCTACTTCGAGGAAGTCCGTCGGCACGCCGGCACCGACGCCGCCCATGTCTATGGCGGACTACTGGGCATGTTGACCGCCTGGTGCGAGGAAATGCTGGTTGCCTATCAGGGCGTGCCGGTCGGCACGATCAAGCGGTTCATCACCGGCAAGGGCAATGCCGACAAGGCGGCCGTCATCGCGGCCGTCCAGGCAAAGGGCTTTGCCCCGGCCGACGACAACGAGGCTGATGCCATCGCGATCCTGCTCTGGGCCATCGAGACCCGGGGAGGTGTCCGGTGA
- a CDS encoding HNH endonuclease, whose translation MAERLRGRQGMVQRLRRLRAEPLCRDCASVGIVREATVPDHIVPLAHGGSDEDSNIRCLCAECHIRRTAEQFGLRRKVRIGPDGWPIG comes from the coding sequence ATGGCTGAACGACTTCGGGGACGCCAAGGCATGGTGCAGCGCCTGCGTCGATTAAGGGCGGAACCCCTCTGCCGTGATTGCGCTTCTGTCGGGATTGTCCGCGAGGCGACCGTCCCTGACCACATCGTGCCGCTGGCTCATGGCGGATCGGACGAGGACAGCAACATCCGCTGTCTTTGCGCCGAATGCCATATCAGACGGACTGCGGAACAGTTCGGGCTGCGCCGAAAGGTGCGGATCGGACCCGACGGGTGGCCGATCGGGTGA
- a CDS encoding phage portal protein, with product MNLLQKALGYIARSIGLTDPRLVQAVGGRTTTTGEVVSTNSVLGLASAWACVNLLAGTIASLPLMVYRTRGGARTVASDHPLYRILHDSPNADQTAVDFWEFICASIELSGNAYAEIIRGSNGRVVALSVPIAPELMTVRRLRDGSLEYEWSDNGVRSIVSQDNMLHIRGFGGNPLGGLSTLSFGRQTFGLAQAIERASGDTFRNGVRPSGLLKTADSLTLEQRKQAEELLQEKFAGAINAGRPMLLDRGMDWVQLSISPEDAQMLQSRAFSVEEVCRFFGVPPFMVGHTEKTTSWGTGLEQQTLGFQKFTLRRRLKRIEQALAKQLLSPADRQAGLVIEFNLEGLLRGDSAARASFYQSMLGSGVMTINEVRALENLPPVEGGDVPRMQMQNVPITQAGAPAGILPPTGANAPSEPPK from the coding sequence ATGAACCTTCTGCAAAAGGCGCTCGGCTACATTGCGCGCTCGATCGGCCTTACCGACCCCCGGCTGGTGCAGGCGGTCGGCGGCCGCACGACAACAACCGGTGAAGTGGTATCGACCAACTCAGTGCTCGGGCTCGCCTCAGCCTGGGCCTGCGTCAATCTGCTGGCCGGTACGATCGCTTCGCTGCCGCTCATGGTTTACCGGACCCGGGGCGGCGCAAGGACGGTCGCGAGCGATCATCCGCTCTACCGGATCTTGCATGACAGCCCGAATGCCGACCAGACCGCAGTCGACTTCTGGGAGTTCATCTGCGCCTCGATCGAACTCAGCGGTAACGCCTATGCCGAGATCATCCGTGGCAGCAATGGCCGGGTGGTCGCGCTGAGTGTCCCGATTGCGCCTGAGCTCATGACGGTGCGCCGTCTGCGCGACGGCAGCCTCGAATACGAGTGGTCGGACAATGGCGTCCGGTCGATCGTCAGCCAGGACAACATGCTCCACATCCGTGGCTTCGGGGGCAACCCGCTGGGCGGCCTCTCGACCCTCAGCTTCGGCCGGCAAACCTTCGGATTGGCGCAGGCCATCGAGCGGGCCTCCGGCGACACCTTCCGCAACGGGGTGCGGCCCTCGGGGCTTTTGAAGACTGCCGACAGCCTGACCCTCGAACAGCGCAAGCAGGCCGAGGAATTGCTGCAGGAGAAGTTTGCCGGCGCGATCAACGCGGGGCGGCCGATGCTGCTCGACCGGGGCATGGACTGGGTCCAACTCTCGATTAGCCCGGAAGATGCACAGATGCTTCAGAGCCGGGCCTTCTCGGTCGAGGAGGTTTGCCGCTTCTTCGGCGTGCCGCCGTTCATGGTCGGCCACACCGAGAAAACCACTAGCTGGGGCACTGGTCTCGAACAGCAGACGCTGGGGTTTCAGAAGTTCACGCTGCGTCGGCGTTTGAAGCGCATCGAACAGGCGCTGGCCAAACAGTTGCTCTCGCCCGCCGACCGGCAAGCGGGGCTCGTCATTGAGTTCAACCTCGAAGGCCTGCTGCGCGGCGACAGCGCGGCACGCGCCTCCTTTTACCAGTCGATGTTGGGGAGCGGCGTCATGACCATCAACGAGGTCCGCGCGCTTGAAAACCTGCCGCCGGTCGA
- a CDS encoding terminase large subunit, whose product MVAGEIVAGPHVRNACKRHIADLKRKDGIWFDQDAAGHAFAFFEEVLKLSEGQFEGEPFRLEPSQAFIVGSLFGWKRKDGRRRFRRAYIEQGKGNGKSPVAGGIGIYGMTACQEAGAQIYAAAAKKEQANILFRDAVRMVRQSPALARRLEFSGGPGREFNIAHLSSGSFFRPVSRDTGKTGSGPRPYFVLADEVHELPDRSIIEMLERGFKFRRDPLLFMITNSGSDRNSVAWEEHEHAIRVAAGNPDAVTDPTFLGQVIDDTTFSYVCALDEGDDPLTDPSCWIKANPLLGVTITEQYLSEVVAQAKAIPGQLNGILRLHFCVWTDAETAWMARATLEPLLAEFEPKAGQSVWLGLDLSQNRDLTALAAVQRNGEKDGKPCFDAWVEVWTPGDTLAARSLRDKQPYDLWVADGFLNAPAGENISFRHVAQALAEMASDYRVEAVAYDRYAFRRFEEEVAELGLDLAFVEHPQGGTKRAKPAGEMTEGLWMPGSLRHLEELILEGRIRLKRNPVLISAMMSAVTETDRWDNKWLSKQRAINKIDAAVALCMAVGAAMAGDTSGTIDDWLKSLA is encoded by the coding sequence GTGGTCGCGGGCGAGATCGTGGCCGGACCGCATGTCCGCAATGCCTGCAAACGGCACATTGCGGATCTGAAGCGCAAGGACGGCATCTGGTTCGACCAGGATGCGGCGGGGCACGCCTTCGCTTTCTTCGAGGAGGTGCTGAAGCTGTCCGAGGGCCAGTTCGAAGGAGAACCCTTCCGGCTTGAGCCGAGCCAGGCGTTCATCGTCGGCTCGCTGTTCGGCTGGAAGCGCAAGGACGGCCGTCGCCGGTTCCGCCGCGCCTACATCGAACAAGGCAAGGGCAACGGGAAGTCACCGGTCGCGGGCGGCATCGGCATTTACGGGATGACCGCCTGCCAGGAAGCTGGCGCCCAGATCTATGCGGCCGCAGCCAAGAAGGAGCAGGCCAACATCCTGTTCCGTGACGCGGTACGGATGGTCCGGCAATCGCCAGCCCTTGCACGGCGGCTGGAGTTCTCGGGCGGCCCGGGACGCGAGTTCAACATCGCACATCTGTCCTCGGGCAGCTTCTTTCGCCCGGTCTCGCGCGACACGGGCAAGACCGGCTCTGGCCCGCGGCCATACTTTGTACTGGCGGATGAGGTCCACGAGCTTCCCGACCGCTCGATCATCGAGATGCTGGAGCGTGGCTTCAAGTTCCGCCGCGATCCGCTGCTGTTCATGATTACAAACTCGGGCTCGGATCGCAATTCGGTCGCATGGGAGGAACACGAACACGCGATCCGGGTGGCGGCTGGCAATCCCGATGCGGTGACCGATCCGACCTTTCTGGGCCAGGTCATCGACGACACGACGTTTAGCTACGTCTGCGCGCTCGACGAGGGCGACGACCCGCTGACCGACCCCAGTTGCTGGATCAAGGCGAACCCGCTGCTAGGCGTCACGATCACCGAGCAATACCTCTCGGAAGTCGTAGCGCAGGCGAAAGCCATCCCGGGGCAGTTGAACGGCATCCTGCGTCTCCACTTTTGTGTGTGGACCGATGCTGAGACCGCCTGGATGGCCCGGGCAACGCTCGAGCCGCTGCTGGCAGAGTTCGAACCCAAGGCCGGACAATCTGTCTGGCTTGGCCTCGACCTCAGCCAGAACCGCGATTTGACCGCTCTGGCCGCCGTCCAGCGCAATGGCGAGAAGGACGGCAAGCCCTGCTTTGACGCCTGGGTCGAAGTCTGGACGCCGGGCGATACGCTCGCCGCCCGTAGCTTGCGCGACAAGCAGCCCTACGACCTCTGGGTGGCCGACGGATTTCTGAATGCGCCTGCCGGTGAGAACATCAGCTTTCGCCATGTGGCGCAGGCCTTGGCCGAAATGGCCTCGGACTACCGCGTCGAGGCGGTCGCCTATGACCGCTACGCCTTCCGGCGCTTCGAAGAGGAGGTCGCCGAACTCGGCCTCGACCTTGCCTTTGTCGAGCACCCGCAGGGCGGCACCAAACGGGCGAAGCCTGCGGGCGAGATGACCGAAGGGCTCTGGATGCCGGGCTCGCTCCGACACCTGGAAGAACTGATCCTCGAGGGCCGCATTCGCTTGAAGCGCAATCCGGTGCTCATCTCGGCAATGATGTCAGCGGTCACCGAGACCGACCGCTGGGACAACAAGTGGCTCTCCAAACAGCGGGCCATCAACAAGATCGACGCAGCCGTGGCGCTGTGCATGGCAGTGGGGGCAGCAATGGCAGGCGATACCTCCGGCACCATCGATGACTGGCTGAAAAGCCTCGCATGA
- a CDS encoding phage terminase small subunit P27 family — MITGRKPKPTQLKLVTSNPGKRQVNRKEAKAKAAIPAPPAHLNTDAVEEWNRVATELYNLGILSEIDRAALAAYAMAYGRWVQAERAIAKMAEKDQLTGGLMIKTSNGNAVQNPLVGTANKAAADMMRYAAEFGMTPSARSRIAAQPPEEGTDPADRFFA, encoded by the coding sequence ATGATTACCGGCAGAAAGCCGAAGCCCACGCAGCTGAAGCTTGTGACCTCCAACCCCGGCAAACGGCAGGTCAACCGCAAGGAGGCAAAGGCCAAAGCAGCCATCCCGGCACCGCCAGCCCATCTCAATACAGACGCGGTTGAGGAATGGAACCGGGTGGCGACCGAGCTCTACAATCTTGGAATCCTCTCCGAGATCGATCGGGCCGCGCTTGCTGCCTACGCCATGGCCTATGGCCGCTGGGTCCAGGCCGAACGCGCGATCGCGAAGATGGCCGAGAAGGATCAGCTGACCGGCGGCCTCATGATTAAGACATCGAACGGCAACGCGGTCCAGAACCCGCTGGTCGGCACCGCCAACAAGGCGGCGGCGGACATGATGCGTTACGCCGCAGAATTCGGGATGACGCCGAGTGCCAGGAGCAGGATCGCGGCCCAGCCGCCAGAAGAAGGCACGGACCCCGCCGACCGCTTCTTCGCCTGA
- a CDS encoding site-specific DNA-methyltransferase has protein sequence MDQNWPAQSSELWPIEKITPYARNSRTHSDEQVAQIAASIREWGWTNPILVDEDGGLIAGHGRLLAARKLGLTQIPTMVAKGWSEAQKKAYVIADNKLALNAGWDLELLAVELGDLQSFDFDLMLTGFSDDELSKLLAEKTEGNTDPDEIPEAPIDPIAKPGDVWLLGKHRLVCGDCTDADTVAKALNGVSPHLMVTDPPYGVEYDPAWREKAGVAASGTAKGKVLNDDKADWREAWALFPGDVAYVWHAGLYAGVVGDSLAACDLMLRSQIIWDKGQLVLSRGDYHWEHEPCWYAVKKGAKGHWAGDRKQTTVWHIAKPKKNETGHGTQKPVECMKRPIENNSSPGQAVYEPFAGSGTTIIAGEMTGRVVHAIELNPAYIDVAVKRWQDFTGKAATLEGDGRTFDEIAGGRIAEAA, from the coding sequence ATGGATCAGAACTGGCCGGCCCAGAGCAGCGAGCTCTGGCCGATAGAGAAGATCACGCCCTATGCGCGCAACTCCCGCACGCACTCGGACGAACAGGTCGCCCAGATTGCCGCCTCCATCCGCGAGTGGGGCTGGACCAACCCGATCCTCGTCGATGAGGACGGTGGCCTGATAGCTGGCCATGGCCGTCTTCTGGCCGCGCGTAAGCTGGGCCTGACCCAGATCCCGACGATGGTCGCCAAGGGTTGGAGCGAAGCTCAGAAGAAGGCCTATGTGATCGCCGACAACAAGCTGGCGCTGAACGCAGGGTGGGATCTCGAACTCCTGGCCGTCGAACTCGGCGACCTGCAGAGCTTCGATTTCGACCTGATGCTGACCGGTTTTTCGGACGACGAACTGTCGAAGCTGCTGGCCGAAAAGACCGAGGGCAACACTGACCCCGACGAAATCCCCGAAGCGCCCATCGACCCCATCGCCAAACCCGGCGACGTCTGGCTGCTCGGCAAGCATCGGCTGGTCTGCGGCGACTGCACCGATGCCGACACGGTGGCTAAGGCCCTGAACGGCGTTTCGCCCCACCTGATGGTCACTGATCCACCTTACGGCGTGGAGTATGATCCCGCCTGGCGTGAGAAGGCCGGCGTTGCCGCTTCAGGCACTGCCAAGGGCAAGGTTCTGAACGACGACAAGGCCGACTGGCGCGAGGCGTGGGCACTGTTCCCGGGCGATGTAGCCTACGTCTGGCACGCTGGTCTTTATGCCGGTGTAGTCGGCGACAGCCTCGCGGCCTGCGACCTAATGCTCCGCTCCCAGATCATCTGGGACAAAGGCCAGCTCGTCCTCTCGCGCGGCGATTATCACTGGGAGCATGAGCCCTGCTGGTATGCCGTGAAGAAGGGCGCGAAGGGCCACTGGGCCGGGGACCGCAAGCAGACCACTGTCTGGCACATCGCCAAGCCCAAGAAGAACGAGACGGGTCACGGTACCCAGAAGCCGGTCGAGTGCATGAAGCGCCCGATCGAGAACAATTCCAGCCCGGGACAAGCGGTCTATGAGCCGTTTGCTGGTTCGGGCACTACCATCATTGCTGGTGAGATGACCGGCCGCGTTGTCCACGCCATCGAGCTGAATCCCGCTTACATCGATGTTGCCGTGAAGCGCTGGCAGGATTTTACGGGCAAAGCTGCGACCCTCGAGGGTGACGGCCGGACCTTTGACGAGATTGCAGGCGGGAGAATAGCTGAGGCTGCATGA